From the genome of Anopheles funestus chromosome 2RL, idAnoFuneDA-416_04, whole genome shotgun sequence:
TTAGGAAAAATAGTATCACCAGTGTCGGAAAAACGTATGATGAATCTTCTTTTcgatataaatataaatcatcCATCGAGCATTAACTTACCGCCCATTCGCTCATAAATTTTTGGCTTTCAGTTGGAGAACAATTTTTATGGCGTTTGAATTCGTCTTTCACGTAGGTATTGCCGAGTTCCTGCAGTGCCTCCGGTAATCCTGGTGAATAAAGTCCAATGCAAATATGAAGCAAGACGCTAGAGGGCAAAGCTGTAATTAGTTCCGTTCATAGCTTACCTCGGTGTAAGCGAAGAATGGTTTTGTACAAAACTCTCACTTTTTGTCCGTGGTTCATTTTTATCCAAAGCTACGATTTCCACCCATTCAGGGTGACATGTATATATGTCAAATAACATTACATAAACATTGCCAGTGTTGCCAACA
Proteins encoded in this window:
- the LOC125761892 gene encoding succinate dehydrogenase assembly factor 3, mitochondrial; protein product: MNHGQKVRVLYKTILRLHRGLPEALQELGNTYVKDEFKRHKNCSPTESQKFMSEWAGYAINLAQQLGLRGKPGPVGMLGEDLTENQLNHFRDEQLAQLYELLQESKR